One part of the Gossypium raimondii isolate GPD5lz chromosome 1, ASM2569854v1, whole genome shotgun sequence genome encodes these proteins:
- the LOC105785748 gene encoding F-box only protein 6, with protein sequence MEGLAMLRQLIGQLQDLLHLYGSPPPPLPPSSPFHLLHLHQLPHPFYDHHRRWCFPNINETSAEDYYSLVMAAGKSGNCKMLEPFKPPPSKRSRKERNRGKLPGSTPASEVMDQEIWKEFPEDLFEAVIARLPIATFFRFRSVCRKWNSLLESQSFSHHCAEIPQANPWFYTITHENMNVGAMYDPSTKKWHHPTISFLPAKMIALPVASVGGLVCFLDIGHRNFYVCNPLTQSFKELPARSVKVWSRVAVGMTLNGNSTDEGYKILWVGCDGEYEVYDSVKNSWSRPGSMPSNIKLPLSLNFRSQAISIDSTLYFMQSDPEGIVSYNMVSGVWKQFIIPAPIHLSDHTLAECEGRIMLVGLLTKNAATCVCIWELQKMTLLWKEVDRMPNIWCLEFYGKHVRMSCLGNKGLFMLSLRSRQMNRLVTYNVMSREWMKVPGCVLPRGRKRQWIACGTAFHPCLTATA encoded by the exons ATGGAAGGGCTGGCCATGCTTAGGCAGCTCATCGGTCAGCTTCAAGACCTCTTGCATCTCTACGGCTCTCCTCCTCCGCCGCTTCCTCCGTCATCTCCTTTTCACCTTCTTCACCTCCACCAACTGCCCCATCCTTTCTACGACCACCACCGCAg GTGGTGTTTTCCGAATATCAATGAGACTTCTGCTGAGGATTACTACAGTCTTGTAATGGCTGCAGGGAAATCTGGAAACTGTAAGATGTTGGAACCTTTCAAGCCTCCACCAAGCAAGAGATCACGAAAGGAGCGGAACCGAGGGAAATTACCTGGAAGTACCCCTGCATCAGAGGTTATGGATCAAGAAATTTGGAAAGAATTCCCTGAAGACCTTTTTGAAGCTGTTATTGCTAGACTCCCTATTGCCACATTTTTCCGCTTTCGCTCTGTTTGTCGTAAATGGAATTCCTTGCTGGAATCACAAAGTTTCTCTCATCATTGTGCTGAAATCCCACAAGCCAATCCCTGGTTTTATACCATTACTCATGAAAATATGAATGTTGGAGCCATGTATGACCCTTCAACCAAGAAATGGCACCACCCAACAATCTCTTTTCTTCCAGCAAAGATGATTGCTCTGCCAGTTGCTTCTGTAGGTGGTCTAGTTTGCTTTCTTGATATTGGTCATAGGAACTTTTATGTCTGCAACCCTTTGACTCAGTCATTTAAAGAGTTGCCAGCAAGGTCAGTTAAAGTGTGGTCGCGTGTTGCTGTGGGAATGACTCTGAATGGAAATTCAACCGATGAAGGCTACAAGATCCTGTGGGTGGGGTGTGATGGAGAGTATGAAGTTTATGACTCGGTGAAGAATTCATGGAGCCGACCCGGAAGCATGCCCTCTAACATTAAGCTGCCACTATCACTGAACTTTCGGTCACAAGCAATTTCCATTGATAGCACACTTTACTTCATGCAGTCAGACCCTGAAGGGATTGTGTCCTACAACATGGTTTCTGGGGTATGGAAGCAATTTATAATCCCAGCCCCAATACATCTGAGTGACCACACACTTGCTGAGTGTGAGGGCAGGATCATGCTTGTGGGATTGCTGACAAAAAATGCCGCCACTTGCGTTTGCATATGGGAGCTGCAGAAGATGACGCTCTTGTGGAAGGAGGTGGACAGAATGCCAAACATATGGTGCTTAGAGTTTTACGGGAAGCACGTTAGAATGAGTTGCTTGGGCAACAAAGGTTTGTTCATGTTGTCGTTGAGATCACGACAAATGAACCGACTAGTTACATACAATGTGATGAGCAGGGAGTGGATGAAGGTTCCTGGATGTGTTCTACCACGGGGTAGAAAGCGACAGTGGATAGCATGTGGCACTGCCTTTCACCCTTGCCTGACTGCTACTGCTTAA
- the LOC105785747 gene encoding uncharacterized protein LOC105785747, with protein sequence MTTSRRLADRKVLKFEKNITKRGAVPETSTKKGKDYPVGPMLLGFFVFVVIGSSLFQIIRTATSGSMA encoded by the exons ATG ACAACATCAAGGCGCCTTGCAGACAGGAAAGTGTTGAAGTTCGAAAAGAACATAACAAAGAGAGGAGCTGTTCCTGAAACAAGCACAAAAAAGGGGAAGGATTATCCTGTTGGCCCTATGTTGCTTGGGTTCTTCGTTTTCGTTGTCATTGGATCAT CTCTCTTCCAGATTATCAGGACAGCGACCAGTGGAAGCATGGCATAA